The window TTGAAAACCGATTTCAAAAAAGAAGAGCGCATCCTTCCTTCACTCATCGCTCAGAGACACTTCACACAGTACTCCAACTTTTCGATGGATGTtcccaaagaccaattgcaCACCCTTCTCGATCATGGCCTCTTCTCTTCTGCTCAAATTATGGTACAAATCGCGTTACCCTGAatcaatcccataaaattttGAGCTCGCGTTCTCGCTAattatactttttatttactaattaccGGAGGATGATAATTGTTGTTTGCTCGAACTAGGGCTGTTTTGCTGTATCTTCGACATCGATACATCCCGAGACGAGCCCTCATCTTAAAGCTGAAAGCTTGGTACTTTGCGATTGTTATTGTTTTTCAAGTAAGGTGAATTTGTTTTGGTAATGGCTGTGTGGTGACAGGTTCTGTTTGGTGATTCGCTCTTTCGAGGAAAGGAGTTCCGAAGAGCAATTGTAAGACCATGACATTATGTTGAGCTTGCTATTATCATGATTTGGTGCAAAATTTGTGATTAGCtcttgttttttatatttgtaaaattccCAAAATCTACAAATGCAAGtcccatttttaaaatttaattttggatgACGTTTTGACAGTAAAGTATAAAGTGGCAACCCTTTGTTGGTAGTTGTACATTCATAGAACATACACTGTTTTGGTTGTTACTATTCCATGGCTCCGACTAAACATTTTGGATTACAATAGGGTGATGATAGATTCTTAACTTCAATTGATAGCTTTCAAGTCCCTATTTAGTTGTTTGGTTCCTCTATTTACGTAATTTGGTAATGCATTGGGAGCTATTGATTCTTTAAAGTTGATGTCAGTGTGCACATTTGATCCTCCAAAATTATGCACTTTTGATCCTTCTAAAACATGCACTTGTGACATTATCTTTTGGGAACCAACCATCTTGGACTTCCCACTTAATTAGTATCATCTATAATGCCAACAACTTGTAACAAAATTTGAGTTTGTAGTTTGTACCTTATACGctcttcttctttatttcttaACATATGATATTATGTATAGTCTGTTAGTCCATTTTCATCTAAGTTTCATGCATCTTTCAACAGCAAGTATATAGACAAGCTTTGCAGTACCACAAAACACTACCAAAACAAAGTGTAAATACAACTCCAACAACCAGGAGCACATTATCAGCCTCTAATagatcttcttctccaaattctAGCAACACCTCAGCAATAAACGAAAATGAGGTAATTCAGTTCATAAGTTCTCcagatattttcattttgctaAAACCAAAATGACTATctgtatcattttttttatctcattgCAGGTGAAATTCCAGATTGCCACGTGTCATAGCTCACTCGGTGATAACAGAGCTGCTCTTGCTGAGGTTTGTACTTGCTTCGAGTTAGTCATGTTTAAAgtgtttgtaatttttttttttttgacaagtTCTAGGTACTTACTCAGTTTCTTATATCGATGATGCATTGCAACTGTATCTGGCTTAGTGCTTTTTGTACCTTGGATTATGAAACTATAGCATGAAAGATAGTTTGACAAAAGTTAATATGAATTAACAGATGGAAGGAATCCCAAGCAAGTCAAGAAATCTGGAGATGAATCTTATGATGGCAAAGCTCTATCGGAATTCAAGGCATACTCGAGCTGCAATTGGTTGTTTTAAGGAGTGTTTGAGGTTTGCTACCTTGGTATAGTAGTTTTGTACAATCCGCAAGCTTCTTGGCTTACTTCATAAAATGTTTGCAGTGGAGATGTTTAACCTACTTGGAAGACACTCAACCAACAGATTTCTTTTCTGAAAATCCTTTGAGAATTGATGCATCTAATGTCTTACTGTCTTTAGATTATTATTGATCCAAGTGCATAATTTCTTGTTATGTCATACTTCACATTTTGTGATATGTTAAAGGTTTCAACTTGGGTTTGTCCTTTCTGGCTGGACAATGTAATGTCAATAACCTTGTCTCTTTCCCTTTGTGTATGTGAACTTGCAGTATACCTGCTGAGTTTGTTTATTGCTACACAACTTACACTTATTTTAAATCGTACTATTATTGAAGAGAATTTGAAGAACTTTACCAATGAACTTGGTGTTGATGTTGACAGGAATTGTCCTTACATATTTGAGGCCATCATAGCTTTGGCCGAATTAGGTGTTTCTGCAAAggatattatttcattatttccTCAGGTTTGTTATATCTCTGGTTCCTTTAATGGGTATATTGGTGCTTACTGGACATTTGGGTGGTGTTTTGTTTACTAGATAAAAAGTAGcaaaatataatctaggattaagttgtgagattatttagtaGGAGGGGGttggctatgactaattattacatgactatccatctaggattaagtaatgagattcaatctcatgaaccaaacataatacaaatttaatcatgggatataatcttgcaaaccgaacacccccttGGTAGACAACTTTCTCATTAtgtcaattaaaatttttatctgAGGCTACCCAGATTAGATTAGGGTCTCACTCTTAAGTAGTACTCTTTTCCtccaataattattttactttccaTTTCATGTTACCTTagatttttgttatatttaaagCCTTAAAGGAAATATGTGTGTAGTATCCATTATAATTAGCCAGCTGATGGTTTGCCATCATAGGCTTTTTATTTGTCAAGGTTCAATTCCTGATAAGCATGAATTCAACTCATTAATTATTATGAGATCCATATACTTCCTCTTTAAAGCTAGATGAATTACAACTTTGAGAAATACTGTATATGTTGTTCAGTCGTTGTCGTCAAGCAATTCTCTTAAGTCTCTATCATCTTCATTTTGTACAGTAATTTATGATAGAGGTagggagtaatttatataACACTCAACAGATTTTCCTTAATACTCATAGAAGCTCTATGCCCACTAATTGTTTAAGGCTGCATTTAggtatttcaaataaatttcttGTTAAGgcaaaaattctaaatgtgtgCCTCTCACTGTGTTTTTGCATCCCAGACACCGAGTAGAAGTGGAAGACCTCCTTCTGATCATTTTGATTCAAGTCGATGGCTACCAGTAAGTTGTTTCAAGAGTAGAtctatttacaaattaaaacattGGGATGTTAACTTTTAATCTTTTGATGATCTTATTTAACTAAACCATGGATTTTGGCAACAATATTCTTCAACCATTCTTTTGCTTGCCGTTCTATTGAACATCATATTGCTGAGTTCTTTTGTGTACTGTAATAGAATTTCCCCTACTATTGGTGCAGCGCTATGTTGAAGCCCAATGCTGTATTGCTTCAAATGATTACAAAGGTCAGGTTGgctgtatatatatttatctccTGCAAAGAATCTATAGATGAAAATTGCTTCTTTTCATGTTCACAATGCAATGCTCATGCGTGCCACACtgatattataatttgtaGTCTGAGGCAGCATTTTCCTGGGAAGGCCGTTGGCGCTTCACTCGAATATTCTGCAGAAAGTTCATGATTGAACAAACACCATgccttttttcttattttcttgtgCTTGGCTATCAGGTGGGCTCGATCTATTTACGGAACTGCTACAACGGTTTCCTAACAACATCCACATATTACTCGAAATGGCCAAGGTTTGTGGAATGAGGCCTAACAGTTTAAGTATGTTCTCAGTTGCATGCTGGTCTTTGTAGAAGCTTTAGTCTTTAGGTTTCAGTTCGTCGGCAGGTTTCCTTCAGGATGAATTTTTTAGGCGAATGCAATTACTCTTTTTGTCATGACAGCTATAGCTGGTGAGTAGTGACATCACTGACACTTTTTGTGAATTGCTCTCTGAAGGTCAAAGCTGTCATAGGAAAAAATGATGAAGccattttggattttgaaaaCGTGAGTAGTTCACTTATTATAATCACACAAAAAGTTCTGTTGTGAAGCACagtaaaataatcaaatggCTTCTGCAGGTCCTGTCAATTGATCCATACGTTGTGACTTATATGGATGAGTATGCTATGCTTCTGAAGCTTAAGTCAGATAATTCCAAGTTAAATAAGTTAGTTCATGATCTCTTGAACATCGATCCTACAAAACCCGAAGTATTAGTGGCCTTAGCTGTTCTGTGGGAAAAGAAAGATGAGAGAGGAGCTTTAACATATGCTGAGAAGGTTAAGTTTCTTGTCACTGAGTTGATTAGATTGCTAGAAGTATTTTatgattgttatttatttaccATAAACAGAGCATCCGGATTGATGAAAGGCACGTAGCTGGTTACATAATGAAGGTATGACAatcttattttcatatttcctAGATTGTCTCTTTGTTATTTGGATTTCTATACCTAACAATTTGAGATTATCCAGGGAAATCTTTTCTTGTCTTTGAATCGACCAGAAGCAGCTGTCATTGCCTTTAGAGGAGCTCAAGAACTAAGGCCTGATCTTCGCTCATATCAAGGTATGTTAAGACAATTGATTGATGTATTACATTCTGATGTTTTTCCAAGATGATTAGTACGAATAGTTTTTCAATTAATGAAATTCATGTAACTAGCAAGGGGGCATAGTATGAAGCTCGAGATTTATATTATTGCAGGTTTAGTTCGCTCATATCTCGCTGTTTCAAAGGTGAAAGAAGCTCTATTTGCAGCAAGAGAGGCAATGAAAGCTATGCCTCAGTCCGGAAAGGCTCTGAAACTAGTTGGGGATGTACATGCTAGTCATGTCACCGGAAGAGAAAAGGTATGCCTACAGCAAATGAGTTTAATCTGTAGTTTTCTTTCTCTGCCAATGGAGCTGTGCACATGATGAATCCGTTCGCGACCCTGtctataattttgaattaattagcATTACCTAAATTGGTATCCTTCCTGAAATTAGGGATAATTACGCACATTTTTTCTTGCATATCTTTGCAGGCAAAGAAGTTTTATGAATCAGCCCTCAGACTTGAACCTGGTTTTCTTGGAGCCGCGCTAGCTTTGGCTGAACTCCACGTCATGGAAGGTCGAAATGGAGATGCGGTCTCCCTCTTGCAGCGTTATTTGAAAGATTGGGCTGACGACTGTTTGCATGTCAAGCTTGCTGAAGTCTTT is drawn from Salvia hispanica cultivar TCC Black 2014 chromosome 6, UniMelb_Shisp_WGS_1.0, whole genome shotgun sequence and contains these coding sequences:
- the LOC125192557 gene encoding anaphase-promoting complex subunit 7-like yields the protein MDVPKDQLHTLLDHGLFSSAQIMGCFAVSSTSIHPETSPHLKAESLVLFGDSLFRGKEFRRAIQVYRQALQYHKTLPKQSVNTTPTTRSTLSASNRSSSPNSSNTSAINENEVKFQIATCHSSLGDNRAALAEMEGIPSKSRNLEMNLMMAKLYRNSRHTRAAIGCFKECLRNCPYIFEAIIALAELGVSAKDIISLFPQTPSRSGRPPSDHFDSSRWLPRYVEAQCCIASNDYKGGLDLFTELLQRFPNNIHILLEMAKVKAVIGKNDEAILDFENVLSIDPYVVTYMDEYAMLLKLKSDNSKLNKLVHDLLNIDPTKPEVLVALAVLWEKKDERGALTYAEKSIRIDERHVAGYIMKGNLFLSLNRPEAAVIAFRGAQELRPDLRSYQGLVRSYLAVSKVKEALFAAREAMKAMPQSGKALKLVGDVHASHVTGREKAKKFYESALRLEPGFLGAALALAELHVMEGRNGDAVSLLQRYLKDWADDCLHVKLAEVFAATNMLQDALSHYQAALRINPQNEGAKKGLDRLEKQMKGIDPDAPEEDEDNEVDDGDGDQEEVELL